In Crinalium epipsammum PCC 9333, the genomic window GCCGCCAATAAACCCAAATAAATGCCCTTCCCAAGATATCCCTCGCTGAGTTGGTAAGATACCCCAAATAACCCCACCATAAAAGAAGCCGACGATTAGGGACAATGCAATTGCTATAAAACTGCGTTCAAAGTAGCCACGTAGTAACAGAAAGCCTAGATAACCAAAGACTACGCCACTTGCCCCAATATGGACAGAGTAAGGGTTTCCAAATAACCATACGCCCAAACCACTAACGAGCGTTGTTATAGCTGTAACAATAAAAAAGTCGCTGGTTTCTCGCAGCATAATTAACCAGCCAAGGGTGAGGAAAGGTATGGTATTAGCAATTAAATGACCCAAACCTCCATGCAAAAAAGGCGCAAATAGTATTCCTCGTAACCCGATGATAGTGTGAGGGCGAATACCGTAGGCGTTGAGTCTCCCTCTGAGAAAGAATAGATCTATAATTTCCAGTATCCACATGATGGCGATCGCACCACCTAAGATTGTGACATGGCTTTTTAATTCACGGGCGATCGCTTTTGAATCGTCTCTACTCACTTAACCTGCCTTGGAATAAGTATTTATGTATTTAGAGTAGCAATTTGCAGAAAGATTCAGGAGTCATCAGCCAGGATATACACTAACCACTTAACATAAATATGGAAGTCCTGCAACTGTTAATCAGGCAACCAATTAATATCAAGTAATTGGCTAAGGGAGTAAGGACATTTTGGCTGAAAATTAACTGAGTTTTGAGTTTTAATTTTTACAAATCCTAAAGCATCTTTATAAAGAGTATCTAATTCAGCATCTAAATAATTACGAAGGTTAGTTGTCAGCTTTCTTTTCAATTGAACCCTGAAATTATAGATTTCTCCCTGCCAGTGAGCTTGATTATATTCCAACTCAGTTTTCCAACACTGTAGTAATAATAAATGACGAATAATCTGTTCTAAAAGGCTGGCTACAGCATTTTTCTTTTCGTTGCCCAAATCCTCTAACTCCTCAATTAAATTCTCGATATCTAGAAGCTGTAATTGGCGATTTTTTAACAACTCAATCGTTTCTTCTAGCCATTGAGAATCATCAACAGCGTAAAGATTTTTTAAATCAGTAACAGTTTTCATAACTCATGCCTTAAAAAATGGTTCAAGTCACACTCATCTACTTCTTTCTCTTTGCTTCATCAGGGTTCACATTGAGAATACCGAGTGATTTGAACATGACTCGCTGAACTAACCGATCAGCGATCGCTTCAGGAGGCAAAACTTCAACCGCTGCATTTAGCTGAACTGCCGCTTTGGGCATTCCATATATGACAGAACTTTTTTCATCCTGAGCGATTGTGTGCCATCCGCGCGATCGCAATAGGCTGAGTCCTTCAGCACCATCTTGTCCCATTCCTGTAAGTAACACGGCGGTTTCCTTGCGGTTCCAGTATTGGGCAAGACTCTTAAAGAACACATCTACTGATGGGCGGTAGGGATAGTCAATGGGTTCTTTTGTGTAGTGCAGAGTGAAGTCAGAACGAAGACTAAGGTGATCGTTGGTACCTGCAACCAAGACAGTACCTTTCTCTAAGCGATCGCCAATGGTGGCTAGTTTTACTGTCAAGGGTGTTTGTTGATTCAACCAATCCACCAGCCCAGCCGAAAACTGCATATCGACGTGTTGAACAATCGCAATGGCAGCACCGAAGTCGGCTGGGAGGCGGGAGAGAATGGCGGCGAGAGCTTTGGGGCCACCTGTTGAAGAGCCAATCGCTACTAGGGGAGGGAGTAGGGTGGAAGGTGTAGAGAATGAAGTAAAGTTTGAAGTTTGGGGTTTTGGAGTTGAGGTTTGAGATGATTTGCCAATTAGCTTGCTAAGAATCGCAATTTTTGTCAGTAGCGGTTGGGCAGACTCTAAACTTCCTTGGATTCCCAATACGGGGGTGTTTACTGCATCGCGGGC contains:
- a CDS encoding DUF29 domain-containing protein — protein: MKTVTDLKNLYAVDDSQWLEETIELLKNRQLQLLDIENLIEELEDLGNEKKNAVASLLEQIIRHLLLLQCWKTELEYNQAHWQGEIYNFRVQLKRKLTTNLRNYLDAELDTLYKDALGFVKIKTQNSVNFQPKCPYSLSQLLDINWLPD
- the cheB gene encoding chemotaxis response regulator protein-glutamate methylesterase, which produces MRIAIVNDMAMAVEALKRVLLTVPGYEVAWVARDGADAIAHCAKDTPDLILMDLFMPVIDGVEATRQIMKQSPCVILIVSASVEKNAGKVFEAMGYGARDAVNTPVLGIQGSLESAQPLLTKIAILSKLIGKSSQTSTPKPQTSNFTSFSTPSTLLPPLVAIGSSTGGPKALAAILSRLPADFGAAIAIVQHVDMQFSAGLVDWLNQQTPLTVKLATIGDRLEKGTVLVAGTNDHLSLRSDFTLHYTKEPIDYPYRPSVDVFFKSLAQYWNRKETAVLLTGMGQDGAEGLSLLRSRGWHTIAQDEKSSVIYGMPKAAVQLNAAVEVLPPEAIADRLVQRVMFKSLGILNVNPDEAKRKK
- a CDS encoding rhomboid family intramembrane serine protease encodes the protein MSRDDSKAIARELKSHVTILGGAIAIMWILEIIDLFFLRGRLNAYGIRPHTIIGLRGILFAPFLHGGLGHLIANTIPFLTLGWLIMLRETSDFFIVTAITTLVSGLGVWLFGNPYSVHIGASGVVFGYLGFLLLRGYFERSFIAIALSLIVGFFYGGVIWGILPTQRGISWEGHLFGFIGGVLAARLLSRRKKVS